A genomic stretch from Mycobacterium malmoense includes:
- a CDS encoding DUF1810 domain-containing protein: MPSASDPFDLNRFVRAQAPVYRGVVEELRGGRKRGHWMWFVFPQLSGLGSSPMADRYGISGLDEARAYLRHDLLGPRLRECARLVNGVQGRSAAEIFGSPDDLKLRSSMTLFARAADDNEDFTALLDRYYDGREDPLTVARLTG; the protein is encoded by the coding sequence ATGCCGTCGGCGAGCGACCCCTTCGACCTGAACCGTTTCGTCCGGGCGCAGGCCCCGGTCTACCGCGGCGTCGTCGAGGAGCTGCGCGGCGGGCGCAAACGCGGTCACTGGATGTGGTTCGTCTTCCCGCAGCTAAGCGGCCTGGGTAGCAGCCCAATGGCGGACCGCTATGGGATTTCCGGCCTCGACGAGGCCCGCGCATACCTGCGCCACGATCTGCTCGGGCCGCGATTGCGCGAGTGCGCTCGGCTGGTCAACGGGGTGCAAGGCCGTTCGGCCGCCGAGATCTTCGGCTCGCCCGACGACCTCAAGCTGCGCTCGTCGATGACGCTGTTCGCCCGCGCCGCCGACGACAACGAGGACTTCACAGCCCTGCTCGACCGCTACTACGACGGCCGGGAAGACCCGCTGACCGTGGCCCGCCTGACGGGCTAA
- a CDS encoding NAD(P)/FAD-dependent oxidoreductase → MASSTTFVIVGGGLAGAKAVEALRDNDFDGQIILFADEKHLPYERPPLSKEYLAGKKSLADFTVQDSGWYRDHDVDLRLGSRVSSLDPNAHTVGLPDDTTVAYDRLLLATGSASRRPPLPGSDADGVHYLRTYDDAVALNSVLTEGSSLAVVGAGWIGLEVAAGARQRGVNVTVVETAKQPLLAALGETVGEVFADLHREHGVDLRLGAQVEEIATTDGRATGLKMRDGSTVAADAVLVAVGARPNIELAERAGLATGDGGVLVDASLRTSDPDIYAVGDIAAAEHPLFGTRIRTEHWANALKQPAVAAAGMLGAPGEYAELPYFFTDQYDLGMEYVGHAPAFERVVFRGDVSSREFVAFWLDGHDRVLAGMNVNVWDVLDDVKALIRSKAPVDVDTLTDPRAPLADVPG, encoded by the coding sequence ATGGCCAGCTCGACCACATTCGTCATCGTCGGCGGCGGACTCGCCGGTGCCAAAGCGGTAGAAGCCTTACGCGACAACGACTTCGACGGCCAGATCATTCTGTTCGCCGACGAGAAACACCTGCCCTACGAGCGACCCCCGCTGTCCAAGGAGTACCTGGCCGGCAAGAAGTCGCTGGCCGACTTCACCGTGCAGGATTCCGGCTGGTACCGCGACCACGACGTCGACCTGAGGCTGGGATCGCGGGTGTCGTCCCTGGATCCCAACGCGCACACCGTCGGGCTTCCGGACGACACGACGGTGGCCTACGACAGGCTGCTGCTGGCGACGGGGTCCGCGTCGCGGCGCCCACCCCTACCCGGCTCCGACGCCGACGGGGTCCACTACCTGCGGACCTACGACGACGCCGTGGCACTCAATTCCGTTCTGACCGAAGGGTCTTCGCTCGCTGTGGTGGGTGCCGGCTGGATCGGTCTGGAGGTGGCCGCCGGTGCCCGTCAGCGGGGCGTCAACGTCACCGTCGTCGAGACGGCCAAGCAACCACTGCTGGCGGCGCTCGGAGAAACGGTCGGCGAGGTATTCGCCGACCTCCATCGCGAACACGGGGTGGACCTACGGCTAGGGGCGCAGGTGGAGGAGATCGCGACGACGGACGGCCGCGCCACCGGACTGAAAATGCGCGACGGATCGACGGTTGCCGCTGACGCGGTGCTGGTGGCCGTCGGCGCCCGGCCGAACATCGAACTCGCCGAACGGGCCGGGCTGGCCACGGGCGACGGCGGGGTGCTGGTTGATGCGTCGCTGCGGACCAGCGATCCCGACATCTACGCGGTCGGCGATATCGCCGCCGCCGAACACCCCCTGTTCGGAACCCGAATCCGCACCGAGCACTGGGCCAATGCGCTCAAGCAGCCCGCGGTGGCGGCGGCCGGAATGCTCGGCGCGCCGGGCGAATACGCCGAGCTGCCCTACTTCTTCACCGATCAGTACGACCTCGGAATGGAGTACGTCGGCCACGCGCCCGCCTTCGAGCGAGTGGTGTTCCGCGGCGACGTCTCCAGCCGCGAATTCGTCGCGTTTTGGCTCGACGGCCACGACCGGGTGCTGGCCGGGATGAACGTCAACGTCTGGGATGTGCTCGATGACGTCAAAGCCCTGATTCGATCGAAGGCTCCCGTTGATGTCGACACGCTGACCGATCCGCGGGCGCCGCTGGCCGACGTGCCGGGCTGA
- a CDS encoding nucleotidyl transferase AbiEii/AbiGii toxin family protein translates to MIFERIVARLQARESGRWVLKGGMALEVRLGGGARLTKDLDLGLRDEVPDPADLHECLVGALSVDPDGDYLVLTVGPPVQLREDGGGHVTWRVSVSTYMADKPFGRIRLDISPRAYELDMTEKVTLPNSLDFAGIPIREFEIIDVNRHAAEKFHAMLRDFGNRENSRVRDLIDLVILADHDLLTVATVADTVKRVWAERDGSAPPNALPPLPSPGPSATNNSRRITICVPRHTPLQSPPWPGCGARCSRASRPDHHHGPPGEALLPAATARRKIAHFRAEMGDFASARRVNS, encoded by the coding sequence GTGATTTTCGAGCGCATCGTCGCTCGGCTACAGGCACGCGAGTCGGGGCGTTGGGTGCTCAAGGGTGGAATGGCTCTCGAGGTCCGGCTCGGCGGCGGCGCGCGGCTAACCAAGGACCTTGATCTCGGGCTTCGCGACGAGGTGCCGGATCCCGCCGACCTGCATGAGTGTCTGGTCGGTGCCCTTTCTGTAGACCCTGACGGCGACTACCTCGTCCTCACAGTCGGACCGCCGGTGCAGCTGCGCGAGGACGGCGGTGGCCACGTCACCTGGCGTGTATCAGTCTCAACCTATATGGCCGACAAGCCCTTTGGGCGCATCCGGCTCGACATATCGCCTCGGGCATACGAACTCGACATGACAGAGAAGGTCACCCTGCCGAACTCGCTCGACTTTGCCGGAATCCCAATTCGAGAGTTTGAGATCATCGATGTCAATCGCCATGCCGCGGAGAAATTCCATGCGATGCTGCGTGACTTCGGCAACCGCGAGAACTCGCGCGTCCGTGATCTCATCGACCTTGTGATTCTGGCCGACCACGATCTTCTCACGGTCGCAACCGTCGCGGACACTGTGAAACGGGTATGGGCGGAGCGCGACGGTAGTGCACCTCCGAACGCGCTCCCACCGCTACCGAGTCCTGGCCCCTCCGCTACGAACAACTCGCGACGGATAACGATTTGCGTACCCAGACATACTCCGCTGCAGTCGCCACCGTGGCCCGGCTGTGGAGCGAGATGTTCCCGAGCGAGCAGACCTGATCATCATCATGGCCCGCCCGGCGAGGCACTGCTTCCCGCAGCGACGGCGAGACGCAAAATCGCCCATTTTCGTGCGGAAATGGGCGATTTTGCGTCTGCTCGCCGAGTCAACTCTTGA
- a CDS encoding alpha-hydroxy acid oxidase — protein sequence MAVNRRVPKARDLAPLIRFKRPQFDRTRRRLDAALTIEDLRRIARRRTPKAAFDYTDGAAEDELSLERARQAFRDIEFHPTILRDVTNVTAGWNVLGQPVALPFGIAPTGFTRLMHTEGEIAGARAAARSGIPFSLSTLATTAIEDLVAAVPQGRKWFQLYMWRDRDRSMALVKRAADAGFDTLLATVDVPVAGARLRDARNGMTIPPTLTLRTVLDAVPHPRWWFDLLTTEPLAFASLDRWPGTVGEYLSTMFDPSLTFDDLEWIKAQWPGKLVVKGIQTLDDARAVVERGVDGIVLSNHGGRQLDRAPVPFYLLPAVARELGKDTEILLDTGIMSGADIVAAIALGARCTLVGRAYLYGLMAGGEAGVARAIDILGSGVIRTMRLLGVTCLEELSPKHVTQLRRLVPVKS from the coding sequence ATGGCGGTCAACCGACGAGTGCCCAAGGCGCGCGACCTGGCGCCGCTGATCCGGTTCAAACGACCCCAGTTCGACCGCACCCGGCGCCGCCTCGACGCCGCGCTGACCATCGAGGACCTGCGGCGCATCGCCAGGCGGCGCACCCCCAAGGCGGCGTTCGACTACACCGACGGCGCCGCCGAGGACGAGCTTTCCCTCGAACGCGCGCGACAAGCCTTCCGCGACATCGAGTTTCACCCGACGATCCTGCGCGACGTCACCAACGTCACCGCCGGATGGAATGTCCTGGGACAGCCGGTGGCGTTGCCATTCGGCATCGCGCCCACCGGATTCACCCGGTTGATGCACACCGAGGGCGAGATCGCCGGCGCACGGGCGGCGGCCCGGTCCGGGATCCCGTTCTCGCTATCCACCCTCGCCACCACCGCGATCGAAGACCTGGTGGCCGCCGTTCCCCAGGGCCGCAAGTGGTTTCAGCTCTACATGTGGCGCGACCGCGACCGCTCGATGGCGCTGGTCAAGCGCGCGGCCGACGCGGGATTCGACACCCTGCTGGCCACCGTCGACGTTCCGGTCGCGGGCGCGCGGTTGCGCGACGCCCGCAACGGCATGACGATCCCGCCGACGCTGACGCTGCGCACCGTGCTCGACGCGGTGCCGCACCCGAGGTGGTGGTTCGACCTGTTGACCACCGAACCGCTGGCGTTCGCGTCGCTGGACCGCTGGCCGGGCACCGTCGGCGAGTACCTGAGCACCATGTTCGACCCCAGCCTCACGTTCGACGACCTGGAATGGATCAAGGCCCAATGGCCCGGCAAGCTCGTCGTCAAGGGCATCCAGACGCTCGACGATGCCCGCGCCGTCGTCGAGCGCGGCGTCGACGGCATCGTGCTGTCCAATCACGGTGGGCGCCAACTGGACCGGGCCCCGGTGCCGTTTTATCTGTTGCCCGCGGTGGCCCGTGAGCTCGGCAAGGACACCGAGATCCTGCTGGACACCGGCATCATGTCGGGCGCCGACATCGTCGCGGCGATCGCGCTGGGCGCCCGCTGCACGCTGGTCGGGCGGGCCTACCTGTACGGGCTGATGGCCGGCGGCGAGGCGGGCGTGGCCCGCGCGATCGACATCCTGGGAAGCGGGGTGATCCGGACGATGCGGCTGCTGGGGGTGACCTGCCTCGAGGAGCTGTCGCCCAAGCATGTGACGCAACTGCGGCGGCTGGTCCCCGTCAAGAGTTGA
- a CDS encoding alkyl hydroperoxide reductase has product MSIENLKDALPEYAKDLKLNLGSIARSTVLNSEQLWGTLLASAAATRNPQVLAEIGAEAADHLSGEAYQAALGAASIMGMNNVFYRGRGFLEGRYDDLRPGLRMNIIGNPGVDKANFELWCFAVSSINGCSHCMVAHEHTLREAGVGREGILEALKAAAIVSGVAQAIVASQTPAAVG; this is encoded by the coding sequence ATGAGCATCGAGAATCTCAAGGACGCGCTGCCCGAATACGCCAAGGACCTCAAGCTCAACCTGGGCTCGATCGCGCGCAGCACCGTGCTGAACTCCGAGCAGCTGTGGGGCACGCTGCTGGCCAGCGCCGCCGCGACGCGAAACCCGCAGGTGCTGGCCGAGATTGGTGCCGAAGCGGCCGACCATCTGTCGGGTGAGGCCTACCAGGCGGCGCTGGGAGCCGCGTCCATCATGGGCATGAACAACGTGTTCTACCGGGGCCGCGGCTTCCTCGAGGGCCGGTACGACGACCTGCGGCCGGGATTGCGGATGAACATCATCGGCAATCCCGGTGTGGACAAGGCGAATTTCGAGCTCTGGTGCTTCGCGGTGTCGTCGATCAACGGGTGCTCACACTGCATGGTGGCCCACGAGCACACGCTGCGTGAGGCCGGCGTGGGACGCGAGGGCATCCTCGAGGCGCTGAAGGCGGCGGCCATCGTTTCCGGTGTGGCACAAGCGATCGTCGCCTCCCAGACGCCGGCCGCGGTCGGCTGA
- a CDS encoding DUF72 domain-containing protein, with the protein MTTRIGTSGWSYDRWAGVLYPPGLSPARRLARYAEVFDTVELNASFYRWPKDSTFAGWRDQLPSGFTMSVKAHRGLTHYRRLSSPEPWIERFERCWQLLGDRHGVLLVQLHPEQRRDDARLDAFLGRVPESIRVAVELRHPSWNDEAVYRLLERRRAAYVVMSGPGLACVPRATTDLVYVRMHGPDRDAIYAGCYSDDELRSWAGRIVEWDADGRDVWAYFNNDLGGHAVRNALRLRELVS; encoded by the coding sequence CTGACCACGCGGATCGGCACATCCGGATGGTCGTATGACCGTTGGGCGGGTGTGCTGTACCCGCCCGGCCTGTCCCCCGCGCGCCGATTGGCCCGCTACGCCGAGGTTTTCGACACCGTCGAGCTGAACGCGAGTTTTTATCGGTGGCCGAAGGATTCGACGTTCGCCGGATGGCGCGACCAGCTACCGAGCGGTTTCACGATGTCGGTCAAGGCGCACCGGGGATTGACCCACTACCGGCGGCTGTCCTCGCCCGAGCCCTGGATCGAGCGGTTCGAACGCTGTTGGCAGCTGCTGGGCGACCGCCACGGGGTGCTGCTGGTCCAGCTGCACCCCGAACAACGACGCGATGACGCCCGCCTGGATGCCTTCCTCGGCCGCGTGCCCGAGTCGATCCGCGTGGCCGTCGAGCTGCGGCATCCCTCCTGGAACGACGAGGCCGTCTACCGGCTGCTGGAACGCCGCCGCGCCGCGTACGTGGTGATGAGCGGCCCCGGGCTGGCCTGTGTCCCGCGGGCCACCACCGACCTGGTGTATGTCCGGATGCACGGCCCGGACCGGGACGCGATCTATGCCGGCTGCTACTCGGACGACGAGTTGCGGAGCTGGGCCGGCCGGATCGTCGAATGGGACGCCGACGGCAGGGACGTGTGGGCGTATTTCAACAACGATCTGGGCGGCCACGCCGTCCGCAACGCGCTGAGGCTGCGGGAACTGGTGAGCTGA
- a CDS encoding type IV toxin-antitoxin system AbiEi family antitoxin domain-containing protein yields MPTDRRDLRRRLFHLAAEQAGYFTAAQAKEVGYSYQAHAYHVAAGNWLRIDRGLFRLADWIANLHDDLARWTLWSRGKGIVSRESALSVYGIGEFESARVHLTVPPGFTMRDDAVTLHYEVLPDADVVARTGYRMTTPTRSIIDVAAASPDEDQLARAIQDAHDSGLLTIRSLRARAEAVDPRAALYIERAIQRAEAL; encoded by the coding sequence ATGCCTACCGATCGTCGTGACCTTAGGCGACGGCTTTTCCACCTGGCCGCCGAACAGGCCGGGTACTTCACCGCGGCGCAGGCGAAAGAAGTCGGCTACTCGTACCAGGCCCATGCGTACCATGTCGCCGCCGGTAACTGGCTGCGCATCGACCGTGGACTCTTCCGGCTCGCGGACTGGATCGCCAACCTTCACGACGACTTGGCCCGATGGACCTTGTGGTCGCGAGGCAAAGGTATTGTGTCACGCGAATCGGCCCTATCGGTCTACGGCATAGGCGAATTCGAATCGGCTCGCGTGCATCTGACCGTCCCGCCGGGCTTTACAATGCGTGACGACGCGGTAACGCTCCACTACGAAGTGCTGCCAGACGCGGATGTGGTCGCGCGCACCGGTTACCGCATGACCACCCCGACCCGCTCGATCATCGATGTCGCCGCCGCGTCTCCCGACGAGGACCAACTGGCACGGGCGATCCAAGATGCGCACGACAGCGGCCTTCTCACCATCCGTAGCCTCCGCGCACGCGCGGAGGCCGTCGATCCCCGTGCCGCGCTCTACATCGAGCGGGCCATCCAGCGCGCGGAGGCGTTGTGA
- a CDS encoding TfoX/Sxy family protein — protein sequence MAYDEDLANRIRELLASERGVDERRMFGGLAFLINGNMSVAISGQGGLLVRVPPDDTDKLLERAHVRPMVMAGRETRGWLRVDATGVQTRRQLRSWVIRGAGYARGLPPK from the coding sequence ATGGCGTACGACGAAGACCTGGCCAACCGGATCCGTGAGCTGCTCGCGTCCGAGCGCGGCGTCGACGAACGGCGCATGTTCGGCGGTCTCGCTTTCCTGATCAACGGGAACATGTCGGTGGCCATCAGCGGCCAGGGCGGCCTGCTGGTGCGGGTGCCGCCGGACGACACCGACAAGCTACTGGAGCGCGCCCACGTCCGCCCCATGGTGATGGCCGGCCGGGAAACCCGCGGCTGGTTGCGCGTCGACGCCACCGGTGTGCAGACCAGGCGCCAGCTGCGGAGTTGGGTGATCCGGGGGGCGGGCTACGCGCGCGGCCTGCCTCCCAAATAG
- the lon gene encoding endopeptidase La, with product MAEAMSVPVLFVTDTIVLPGMVVPIALDDAARAAIDAAKASESGQLLIAPRLDDRYPSHGVIAKILQVGRIAGGGTAAVVRGERRAQIGAGASGPGAALWVEVSDVPEPEVTDEVKALAAEYKKLLLAMLQRREAWEIVDYVNGLTDPSALADTSGYASYLTSAQKRQLLETVDVAERLRVLIDWTSSHLAEVEVNDKIAEDVRAGMEKTQKEFLLRQQLAAIRKELGETDDGSGSSDDYRSRVEAADLPEKVREAALREVGKLERASDQSPESGWIRTWLDTVLDLPWNVKTEDSTDLTAAREILDADHHGLDDVKDRIVEYLAVRTRRAQRGLQVVGGRGSGAVMALAGPPGVGKTSLGESVARALGRKFVRVALGGVRDEAEIRGHRRTYVGALPGRIVRAIGEAGSMNPVVLLDEIDKVGSDYRGDPSAALLEVLDPAQNHTFRDHYLDLDLDLSDVVFLATANVIENIPSALLDRMELVAIDDYTEDDKVAIARGYLLPRQRERAALTDDEVTVTDAALRKIAADYTREPGVRQFERLLAKALRKVTTKIADEAVTIDEPDLVDYLGRPRFTPESAERTAVPGVATGLAVTGLGGDVLYIEAGATDGEPGLQLTGQLGDVMKESAQIALSYVRSHASELGVDPKALDRRIHVHVPAGAVPKDGPSAGVTMVTALVSMATGRQVRSDVGMTGEVTLNGRVLPIGGVKQKLLAAQRAGLSTVFVPSRNEPDLDDVPAEVLDALTVKPMTDVAEIVAQALEPLAEAATAAA from the coding sequence ATGGCTGAAGCCATGTCAGTGCCGGTGCTGTTTGTCACCGACACGATCGTGCTGCCCGGGATGGTGGTGCCGATCGCGCTGGACGACGCCGCGCGGGCGGCGATCGACGCCGCGAAGGCCAGCGAATCGGGGCAGCTGCTGATCGCTCCCCGGCTGGACGACCGGTACCCGTCGCACGGGGTGATCGCGAAGATTCTGCAGGTCGGGCGCATCGCCGGGGGCGGCACCGCGGCCGTCGTGCGCGGTGAGCGCAGGGCGCAGATCGGGGCGGGAGCCTCCGGGCCCGGTGCGGCGCTGTGGGTCGAGGTGTCCGACGTGCCCGAGCCGGAGGTCACCGACGAGGTCAAGGCGCTGGCGGCCGAGTACAAGAAGCTGCTGCTGGCGATGCTGCAACGGCGCGAGGCCTGGGAGATCGTCGACTACGTCAACGGCCTGACCGATCCGTCGGCGCTGGCCGACACCTCCGGCTACGCGTCCTACCTGACCAGCGCGCAGAAGCGGCAGCTGCTGGAGACCGTGGACGTGGCCGAGCGGCTGCGGGTGCTGATCGACTGGACCAGCTCGCATTTGGCCGAGGTCGAGGTCAACGACAAGATCGCCGAGGACGTGCGGGCGGGCATGGAGAAGACGCAGAAGGAGTTCCTGCTGCGCCAGCAGCTGGCCGCCATCCGCAAGGAGCTGGGCGAAACCGACGACGGCAGTGGGTCTTCCGATGACTACCGGTCCCGGGTCGAGGCCGCCGACCTGCCAGAGAAGGTGCGCGAGGCCGCGCTGCGCGAGGTCGGCAAGCTGGAACGCGCCAGCGACCAAAGCCCGGAAAGCGGCTGGATCCGCACCTGGCTGGACACCGTCCTGGACCTGCCGTGGAACGTCAAGACCGAGGATTCGACGGACCTGACGGCGGCACGCGAAATCCTGGACGCCGACCACCACGGGCTGGACGACGTCAAGGACCGCATCGTCGAGTATCTGGCCGTGCGCACCCGGCGCGCGCAGCGCGGGCTGCAGGTCGTCGGCGGCCGCGGCTCCGGCGCGGTGATGGCGCTGGCCGGCCCGCCCGGCGTCGGCAAGACGTCGCTGGGTGAGAGCGTGGCGCGGGCGCTGGGCCGCAAGTTCGTGCGCGTCGCGCTGGGCGGCGTGCGCGACGAGGCCGAGATCCGCGGGCACCGGCGCACCTACGTGGGTGCGCTGCCGGGCCGGATCGTCCGGGCGATCGGCGAGGCCGGGTCGATGAATCCCGTTGTGCTGCTGGACGAGATCGACAAGGTCGGCTCCGACTATCGCGGCGACCCGAGCGCGGCGCTGCTCGAGGTGCTCGACCCGGCGCAGAACCACACCTTCCGCGACCACTACCTGGATCTGGACCTGGACCTGTCCGACGTGGTATTCCTGGCCACCGCCAACGTGATCGAGAACATCCCGTCGGCGCTGCTGGACCGCATGGAGCTGGTGGCTATCGACGACTACACCGAGGACGACAAGGTCGCCATCGCCCGCGGCTACCTGCTGCCCCGGCAGCGGGAGCGGGCGGCGCTGACCGACGACGAGGTGACCGTGACCGACGCCGCGCTGCGCAAGATCGCCGCCGACTACACCCGCGAGCCGGGCGTGCGGCAGTTCGAGCGGCTGCTGGCCAAGGCGCTGCGCAAGGTGACGACCAAGATCGCCGATGAAGCGGTGACCATCGATGAGCCCGACCTGGTGGATTACCTTGGCCGGCCGCGGTTTACGCCCGAGTCGGCCGAACGCACCGCCGTGCCCGGCGTGGCGACCGGGCTGGCCGTGACGGGCCTGGGCGGCGACGTGCTCTACATCGAGGCCGGGGCGACCGACGGCGAGCCCGGTCTGCAGCTGACCGGTCAGCTGGGTGACGTGATGAAGGAATCCGCGCAGATCGCGCTGTCCTACGTGCGCTCGCATGCCTCGGAGTTGGGCGTCGATCCCAAGGCGCTGGACCGGCGCATCCACGTGCACGTGCCCGCCGGCGCGGTGCCCAAGGACGGGCCGTCGGCCGGTGTCACGATGGTGACCGCGCTGGTGTCGATGGCCACCGGGCGCCAGGTCCGCTCGGACGTCGGGATGACCGGCGAGGTCACCCTGAACGGGCGGGTGTTGCCGATCGGCGGCGTCAAGCAGAAGCTGCTGGCCGCCCAACGCGCCGGCCTGTCAACGGTTTTCGTGCCGTCGCGCAACGAGCCGGATCTGGACGACGTGCCCGCCGAGGTGCTCGACGCGCTGACCGTCAAGCCGATGACCGACGTCGCCGAGATCGTCGCGCAGGCGCTGGAACCGCTGGCCGAGGCGGCGACGGCCGCGGCCTGA
- a CDS encoding endonuclease translates to MDKREQLVRRLLKVAGTTYAAEAGIKINDRPMPLFQLLVLCMLASKPIDATTAMRAARELFKAGLRTPKAVLGSDRQTMITAFGRAHYVRYDESSATRLTEMAERVCDDYSGDLRQIADRSRGDVAAAKRMLKRFKGIGDTGANIYLREVQDVWTWVRPYFDDRATAAAKQLGLPTQPEKLGALAPHANAKLAAALVRASLDDDVRRQVTG, encoded by the coding sequence ATGGACAAGCGCGAGCAACTGGTTCGACGACTGCTCAAGGTCGCCGGCACGACCTACGCGGCCGAGGCCGGCATCAAAATCAACGACAGGCCGATGCCGCTGTTTCAGCTGTTGGTGCTCTGCATGCTCGCCAGCAAGCCGATCGACGCCACCACGGCGATGCGCGCCGCGAGGGAACTCTTCAAGGCGGGCCTGCGGACACCGAAAGCCGTGTTGGGATCCGACAGGCAGACCATGATCACCGCGTTCGGTCGCGCTCACTACGTGCGTTACGACGAAAGCTCGGCCACCCGCCTGACCGAGATGGCCGAGCGGGTTTGTGACGACTACTCCGGCGATCTGCGCCAAATCGCCGATCGCAGCCGGGGCGACGTCGCTGCGGCGAAACGAATGCTCAAGAGATTCAAGGGAATTGGCGACACAGGCGCCAACATCTACTTGCGTGAGGTGCAAGACGTCTGGACCTGGGTGCGGCCGTACTTCGACGACCGCGCCACCGCGGCGGCAAAGCAATTGGGGTTGCCCACGCAGCCGGAAAAGCTGGGCGCCCTTGCGCCGCACGCCAATGCGAAACTGGCAGCCGCGCTGGTCAGGGCGTCCCTGGATGACGACGTGCGCCGGCAGGTGACCGGCTGA
- a CDS encoding alpha-amylase family protein, whose amino-acid sequence MTPAWVSHAIWWQVYPLGFVGAFPAARPPDPGEHRLRRLVDWFDHAIALGASGVALGPVFASRTHGYDTTDHYRIDPRLGDDADFDHVVAEAHRRGLRVLLDGVFNHVGVDFPRYRDAPHDEASARWFRGRPGSFDTFEGHPELITLNHDNPEVADYTVDVMTHWLGRGADGWRLDAAYAVPQRFWASTLPRVRERFPDAWFVGELIHGDYAAVVEAATFDSATQYELWKAIWSGLNDRNFFELDWALRRHNGFLASFAPLTFIGNHDVTRVASRLERPEHLPHALVILLTVGGVPSVYAGDELGFRGVKEERRGGDGAVRPEFGPPPAPLDDFGAKVWRLHQYLVGFRRRHPWLHAASTTAVRLENRHYVYETRAGDDALLVALNIDDEPLRLVLSELGAARARRVAGSAAPPQDIVDTAVVEPHGWLILSPA is encoded by the coding sequence ATGACCCCGGCCTGGGTGTCGCACGCGATCTGGTGGCAGGTCTATCCGCTGGGCTTCGTCGGGGCGTTTCCGGCGGCCCGGCCGCCGGATCCGGGCGAACACCGGTTGCGGCGGCTCGTCGACTGGTTCGACCACGCCATCGCCCTGGGGGCTTCGGGAGTCGCGCTGGGCCCCGTCTTCGCCTCGCGCACACACGGTTACGACACCACCGACCATTACCGCATCGATCCCCGGCTCGGCGACGACGCCGACTTCGACCACGTGGTGGCCGAGGCCCATCGCCGCGGGCTGCGGGTGCTGCTCGACGGCGTGTTCAATCACGTCGGCGTGGATTTCCCGCGCTACCGCGACGCGCCGCACGACGAGGCGTCGGCGCGCTGGTTCCGCGGGCGCCCGGGCAGCTTCGACACCTTCGAGGGCCACCCCGAGCTCATTACCCTCAACCACGACAACCCCGAGGTCGCCGACTACACCGTCGACGTCATGACGCACTGGTTAGGGCGCGGCGCGGACGGCTGGCGCCTGGACGCGGCCTACGCCGTGCCGCAACGGTTTTGGGCGTCGACATTGCCGAGGGTGCGCGAGCGGTTTCCGGACGCCTGGTTCGTCGGCGAGCTGATCCACGGCGACTACGCCGCGGTGGTGGAGGCGGCGACGTTCGACTCGGCCACCCAATACGAGCTGTGGAAGGCGATCTGGAGCGGCCTCAACGACCGCAACTTCTTCGAGCTGGACTGGGCGCTGCGGCGGCACAACGGGTTTCTGGCCAGCTTCGCGCCGCTGACGTTCATCGGCAACCACGACGTCACCCGCGTCGCCAGCCGGCTCGAACGCCCCGAGCATCTGCCGCACGCGCTGGTGATCCTGCTGACGGTCGGCGGCGTGCCCAGCGTGTACGCCGGCGACGAGCTCGGGTTCCGCGGCGTCAAGGAGGAGCGGCGCGGCGGGGACGGCGCGGTGCGCCCCGAGTTCGGCCCTCCCCCAGCACCATTGGACGACTTCGGCGCCAAGGTGTGGAGGTTGCACCAGTACCTCGTCGGGTTCCGCCGCCGTCACCCCTGGCTGCACGCGGCGTCGACCACCGCGGTGCGGTTGGAAAACCGGCACTATGTCTACGAGACCCGCGCCGGCGACGATGCGCTGCTGGTCGCGCTCAACATCGACGACGAGCCGCTGCGCCTGGTGCTGTCGGAGCTGGGCGCCGCGCGGGCACGGAGGGTCGCCGGGTCGGCGGCCCCGCCGCAGGACATCGTGGACACGGCGGTCGTCGAGCCGCACGGCTGGCTGATCCTGAGCCCCGCTTAG